A portion of the Hymenobacter gelipurpurascens genome contains these proteins:
- the rho gene encoding transcription termination factor Rho, whose amino-acid sequence MYTIEELKDRLLSDLKEIAEQLNVGNFKKLSKQDLIYKILDQQAITPQDKLPKKVKPAAGKSGAPTEDIAPVAEVAEAAAPAARPARAPRPARAAAPKVAKPAAVAPEVVAAPVVEASIALAPEPVARVVAEQPAVAAELVEAPAVAVAEPAPSENGSDRPIKVYQRPERRQRTDRNGRPMPAANGAETLQADAAIEGAAPAVETVPVAPVGQEGAVAPVAVPQSLPRELRPIDPTAPAPLRDGREQRFSREGRNDGREPREGRQEFGQNGREPRPDGRTDQPREFRNDAPRALRDGGQREAVVRPDGREGREQRREERYAARELQRQQRLTERLEQRQGEPRVAGEPRQSGELRQNVEQRPARPEFEITIPGDGTLEMMPDGGYGFLRSPFYNYLASPDDIYVSPQQVKQFGLKAGDTVKCTIRPPREGEKYFALVGVEGINGRSVEEARDRIPFANLTPLFAEERLKLTTKSGQYSTRILDLFAPIGKGQRGLIVAQPKTGKTVLLQEIANAISENHPEVYLMILLIDERPEEVTDMARSVKAEVLSSTFDETADRHVKIATIAMEKAKRLVECGHDVVILLDSITRLARAYNTVQPASGKILSGGVDANALHKPKRFFGAARNVEDGGSLTIIATALIETGSKMDEVIFEEFKGTGNMELQLDRKLANKRIFPAIDVPASGTRREDLLMSKDELNRIWVLRKFMSDMTASEAMEFLKDRMKGTKDNEEFLMAMNG is encoded by the coding sequence ATGTACACTATCGAAGAGTTGAAGGACCGTCTGCTGTCCGATCTAAAGGAAATTGCAGAACAACTGAACGTCGGTAACTTCAAAAAACTCAGTAAGCAGGATCTGATTTACAAGATCCTGGACCAACAAGCTATTACACCGCAGGACAAGCTTCCCAAAAAAGTGAAACCCGCTGCTGGTAAGTCTGGCGCGCCCACTGAGGATATTGCCCCCGTAGCTGAAGTGGCAGAAGCTGCTGCTCCGGCTGCCCGCCCTGCGCGGGCCCCACGGCCGGCCCGTGCTGCGGCTCCTAAAGTGGCTAAACCAGCCGCTGTAGCTCCCGAGGTTGTAGCCGCACCAGTTGTGGAAGCATCTATTGCCCTCGCACCTGAGCCGGTGGCACGAGTGGTAGCCGAGCAGCCCGCCGTAGCGGCCGAGCTTGTAGAAGCTCCTGCCGTGGCGGTGGCTGAGCCTGCTCCAAGCGAAAACGGCTCTGACCGCCCAATTAAAGTATATCAGCGCCCGGAGCGCCGCCAGCGCACCGACCGCAACGGGCGGCCTATGCCCGCTGCTAATGGCGCTGAAACCCTGCAGGCTGATGCTGCAATAGAAGGTGCAGCTCCAGCCGTAGAAACTGTGCCAGTTGCACCCGTAGGCCAGGAAGGGGCAGTTGCTCCAGTTGCTGTACCGCAGAGTTTACCCCGCGAGCTGCGCCCCATTGATCCAACGGCGCCGGCGCCGTTGCGCGATGGTCGGGAGCAGCGTTTCAGCCGCGAAGGCCGCAACGACGGGCGCGAGCCCCGCGAAGGTCGTCAGGAGTTCGGCCAGAACGGCCGGGAGCCGCGCCCGGATGGTCGTACGGACCAGCCCCGGGAGTTTCGCAACGATGCCCCTCGCGCCCTGCGCGATGGTGGCCAGCGCGAGGCCGTGGTGCGCCCCGATGGCCGCGAAGGCCGCGAGCAGCGGCGTGAAGAGCGGTATGCCGCTCGTGAACTGCAGCGCCAGCAGCGGCTTACGGAACGCCTGGAGCAGCGCCAGGGTGAGCCCCGCGTGGCTGGCGAGCCGCGTCAGTCTGGTGAGCTTCGCCAGAATGTAGAGCAGCGTCCTGCTCGCCCAGAGTTTGAAATCACGATTCCGGGAGATGGTACGCTGGAAATGATGCCCGACGGTGGTTATGGTTTCCTACGCAGCCCCTTCTACAATTACTTGGCTTCGCCCGATGATATTTATGTTTCGCCGCAGCAGGTGAAGCAGTTCGGTCTCAAAGCCGGCGACACGGTGAAGTGCACCATCCGGCCGCCTCGCGAAGGCGAAAAATACTTCGCACTGGTAGGAGTGGAGGGCATCAACGGTCGCTCAGTAGAAGAGGCCCGCGACCGTATTCCCTTTGCTAACCTCACGCCGCTGTTTGCCGAGGAGCGCCTGAAGCTCACGACAAAATCGGGGCAGTACAGCACGCGTATTCTGGATCTGTTCGCTCCTATTGGCAAAGGCCAGCGGGGCCTGATCGTGGCCCAGCCCAAAACGGGTAAGACGGTGCTGCTGCAGGAAATTGCCAACGCTATTTCCGAGAACCACCCTGAGGTGTACCTGATGATTCTGCTCATCGATGAACGCCCGGAAGAAGTTACGGACATGGCCCGCTCGGTGAAAGCCGAAGTGCTCAGCTCCACCTTCGACGAAACGGCTGACCGCCACGTGAAGATTGCCACCATTGCCATGGAAAAGGCCAAGCGCCTTGTGGAGTGTGGTCATGATGTCGTAATCCTGCTCGACTCTATTACGCGTCTGGCCCGGGCCTATAACACGGTGCAGCCTGCATCCGGCAAAATCCTCTCGGGTGGTGTCGATGCCAACGCGCTGCACAAGCCCAAGCGCTTCTTCGGTGCCGCTCGTAACGTAGAAGATGGTGGCTCGCTGACCATTATTGCCACGGCGCTCATCGAGACCGGCTCGAAGATGGACGAGGTAATCTTTGAGGAGTTCAAGGGTACCGGCAACATGGAACTGCAGCTGGACCGCAAGCTGGCCAACAAGCGCATCTTCCCGGCTATTGATGTTCCGGCATCCGGTACGCGTCGCGAAGACCTGCTCATGAGCAAGGACGAGCTTAACCGCATCTGGGTGCTCCGCAAGTTCATGTCGGACATGACGGCCTCCGAAGCCATGGAGTTCCTCAAGGACCGCATGAAAGGCACCAAGGATAATGAAGAATTCCTGATGGCCATGAATGGCTAG